The Cardinium endosymbiont cEper1 of Encarsia pergandiella nucleotide sequence TGATGCAACCAAGTACTATGCAATCCATTCAAGCCATTCATCATACACATACAAAAGAAATAGTCAATTTACCAGCAAAACATAAACGTATTACCGGTACAATAGCCGCATTTGATGTAGGCAATGCACAAACCTTCAAAAGAAAATGTTTAGAACAAGGACTTTTGATCCGGCCGCTTGGTAATGCTGTTTACCTGTTACCGCCCTATTCCACCACCGTCTCTGAATTAGAAGAAGCTTACGAAAAAATTAAAAATATCCTTTGATATTCATTTAAAAAGGATGTAGCGGACAGAAAAATTAGGACAAGAAAATATTAATTTTATTTCTATGTATTTGATTTTATTATGTTATTTGTTTCACACCTGTAGCAGTTTACCGCCCCATAATACCTAAAATATAAGAGAAAAGAGCGCGTTATACAAAATCAACCATAGATGCGATACAACTATTAATTTTATTCTTTTATTTTTTATATTAGAGCTTTGGCCATGCCGACAGCAAACAGCCATATTGTACGGCTTCCCAACCAAGTTAATTTGACAATATTACTAATTGCTACCAAGTAGCCAAAAATACTGTTATTTTTTGTGCTAATGTGTGTATATGCAGAACAATAAAAAAATTGGGTAAAACCTGACTGTATAATTTTTGTAAGTACGAATCAAGATGAAAGGTAATATCAAAGCAATTGGAAGATTTTTAGCAGTACTCCTTGCCTTACTCTCCGTAGGTATGCATTGGGGCGTTGTAGTCATACCCATCCTTGCTGGGTATAAATTTAACATGTTATGCATTGCCTTCCTACTCCTATTTTTGTCTATAGTTCTTTGATAAATAAGCAGTACTAGCATGAATGTATTAAACATACTAGAAATAGTGTTTTTTTAAAGCAATCGAACAATTTGCGTTGTAAAAAATAATTAAAACCATAAAACATAGAACCTCGATGACCTATTATACAGAAGAAGGATTAGAGCGCATGAAGAAAGAGCTAATTTGGTTAAAAAGCGAAGGGCGCATTCGGGTGGCCAATGACTTGGCAGAAGCTCATAAAAAGGGAGATCTAAGTGAAAATGCCGAATATGATGCTGCTAGAGATGCACAAGGATTATTAGAAGCAAAGATTGCTGCTTTAGAAACTTTGGTGGCCAATGCTAGAGTACTACAAGCAGATGAAATTGACTTATCTCGCGTTTCTATTCTCTCTAAAACACGGGTTAGGAATAAAAAAACAGGTACAGAATCTGTTTTTATGCTTGTCTCTCAGGGTGAAGCTGATCTAAAGCAGGGTAAGATTTCTGTTGAATCCCCTATGGGCAAAGGGCTATTAGGTAAAAAGGTATCTGAGACTGCTCAAATCGATACCCCCTCTGGTATCATTGAATTGGAAATTTTAAAAATCGGCTTAGATCTTTAAAATTATTCATACAAACCTTACATAAGAATTTGCTGCAATCTTTTATTTCTATTAATTTAGCAAGTATTATAAAATAGTTTTAGCAATATGGCTTTACGGATAACAGAAGCATGTATTAATTGTGGTGCATGTGCAGTTGAGTGCCCTAATACTGCAATATATGAAGGTGGAGCAGATTGGAAATGGGCTGAAGGTACGCAGTTGAAAAGCGTGGAGGTAGGGGGAACGTTATTGGATGCAACCACGCCACAACCACCCTACACAGATGATACCTTTTATATTGTTACAGACAAGTGTACAGAGTGTGTTGGTTTT carries:
- the greA gene encoding transcription elongation factor GreA, producing MTYYTEEGLERMKKELIWLKSEGRIRVANDLAEAHKKGDLSENAEYDAARDAQGLLEAKIAALETLVANARVLQADEIDLSRVSILSKTRVRNKKTGTESVFMLVSQGEADLKQGKISVESPMGKGLLGKKVSETAQIDTPSGIIELEILKIGLDL
- a CDS encoding 4Fe-4S dicluster domain-containing protein: MALRITEACINCGACAVECPNTAIYEGGADWKWAEGTQLKSVEVGGTLLDATTPQPPYTDDTFYIVTDKCTECVGFHETPQCAAVCPVDCCVLDLDHPETKERLLEKKNFLHGH